ACTTTGAGTCACAATATCAGTGTAAAAAATTCCTTTTTGGTGAACGATATTAATGGCACTAAAAAGAATGTCTGGCGACATATCTTTCAGAAGATATCCTTTCGCACCCGCCTTTAACATATTAATGATTGTAGTTTCATTATCTTCCATGGTTAAAGCTATCACTTTAAGATCAGGATATTTCTCCGTTAATTTAGCGGTAGTTTCAATGCCATTTTTTTTTGGCATATTAATATCCATCAGGACAACTTCCGGTAAAATTTTCTGTTGCTCCAGTTCTTTTAAGAAATCTTCTCCGTTGAAACAGTTCATCACTACTTCGAAATCCGGATTAAAGGAAATCATATTCTCCAACGCTTTCGAAACCAGTTTATGGTCATCTACAATCGCAATTTTTATTCTTTCCATGCCGCACGTTTTTTATAAGTTATGGTGATTTCTGTCCCGCTGTTTTTACCGCTTTTAAGATTAAAATCTGCATCGATTATTTTTGCACGGTTGAAAATGTTTTTCAGTCCGCTGCCATCATCGTTGATGTTTCTGTCGAATCCAATTCCGTAGTCATTAATATGAATCTCAATAACGTTTAATTTATCTTCAATCTTGACTTCTATTTTATTCGATTTTGCATGTTTAATCACGTTATTTATACATTCCTGAATAATTCTAAATAAAATAAGGGAGTGATCTGCGTTAATTTCCAAACTGTGATTATTGATGTGATAATCAACTTCTAACAATTCCAGTCGCTCAATTCTAAATATTTCCCTTTCCAGAGATTCTACAAATCCAAAATGCTTGACCTGCGTACTAATGAAAACTTTTGACAAATTCCTAATATCCTGAATACATTCCCCAATCAACATATTGATCTCATTTGCAATATTCGTTTTATCCTCCTCTTTCGCCAATGCGATTTTATTAGTCATCAATCGGGCAACGGAAAGTTTTTGACCCAGATCATCGTGTAATTCCTGCCCAATATAATTTAACGTCTGCTCTTTAATTTCTACCTGGGAGATGGCAAGTTCCTGTTCAAATAAGGCATCCCTTTTCTGTTGCGCCAAAATCATTTGAGACTTTTTCTTTATAAAGACTCCGTAAACTAAAACCATCATTAAGATGACAATTAGAATAATGAAGGTTGAAATGCTCAGTAAAAAATCAGTTTCTGTAAGGTTCACCTTTTTTAATATTTTGCGCGAAAAAAATTCCTGTTATGAGTATTGAATAACCTATCATATTTACAACAAATAAAATTATGAAAAATATTTTGATATTCATTAGTCTTTCAACTGAATTACTGATAATTAGCAAGGGTGTTACTCCAAGATAGAGAGACATGATTCCTACACAAGCCCAAATTGGATAATATCGTTTTATATTTAAAATCTTATCGGAATTAAAGACTTCGTGCATAACAAGATAAATATTCCCCATCAATAAAATGACTTCAACAAAGTAAAAGATAAAGGGAAATTTACTGTAAAAATCCTCCGAAAATATAGCAAAGAAGATATAAGTGGTGAGAAAAGATCCCAAAAGGAACAAACTTAATTTCTTCGATTTTTTAAGTTCTAACACATGATAAAAATAAATGAAGAATAAAAGAAACACGAACAAATTTACCGCGATAGAATAAATGGCTATACTGTTGAATGTTGCCGATTTCAATCTCATAAAAAAAACAAAACTGTCTGTACCTGCTACAATGGCCGAAGCCAAAATTAAATAGATGATTCCCCTACCCAACCTTTTTCGGAAGATAACGAGTAAGATAAAAAATAATAAGACCAACAA
This DNA window, taken from Kaistella carnis, encodes the following:
- a CDS encoding response regulator transcription factor, producing the protein MERIKIAIVDDHKLVSKALENMISFNPDFEVVMNCFNGEDFLKELEQQKILPEVVLMDINMPKKNGIETTAKLTEKYPDLKVIALTMEDNETTIINMLKAGAKGYLLKDMSPDILFSAINIVHQKGIFYTDIVTQSLLKIKTEEKATIEINKSLKDRELEFIKLACSELTYKEIAEKMCLSPRTIDGYRDSVFAKLNVKTRVGIVLFAIKHEMC
- a CDS encoding sensor histidine kinase — its product is MNLTETDFLLSISTFIILIVILMMVLVYGVFIKKKSQMILAQQKRDALFEQELAISQVEIKEQTLNYIGQELHDDLGQKLSVARLMTNKIALAKEEDKTNIANEINMLIGECIQDIRNLSKVFISTQVKHFGFVESLEREIFRIERLELLEVDYHINNHSLEINADHSLILFRIIQECINNVIKHAKSNKIEVKIEDKLNVIEIHINDYGIGFDRNINDDGSGLKNIFNRAKIIDADFNLKSGKNSGTEITITYKKRAAWKE